A window of Leptotrichia sp. OH3620_COT-345 contains these coding sequences:
- a CDS encoding PspC domain-containing protein: MEKKFCKSKTDKKIMGVCGGIAKYMDKDSNIIRIAAIVLGVVSGGTALIAYLVAGFMLPECE; encoded by the coding sequence ATGGAAAAGAAATTTTGTAAGTCAAAAACTGACAAAAAAATAATGGGAGTATGTGGAGGTATTGCTAAATATATGGATAAAGATTCCAATATAATAAGAATAGCTGCAATCGTTTTGGGTGTAGTTTCAGGGGGAACAGCACTTATAGCATATTTAGTGGCAGGATTTATGTTGCCTGAATGTGAGTAA